Proteins co-encoded in one Rhizobium sp. NZLR1 genomic window:
- a CDS encoding amino acid ABC transporter permease/ATP-binding protein, whose protein sequence is MNWLENLRRSFLDWDAMAEVLPSMISVGLKNTLILAAASTVLGVVIGMALAVMGISQSRWLRLPARVYTDVFRGLPAIVTILIIGQGFARIGREIFGPSPFPLGILALSLIAGAYIGEIFRSGIQSVERGQMEACRALSMSYGQGMRLIVIPQGIRRVLPALVNQFIGNVKDSSLVYFLGLLASEREIFRVGQDQAVVTGNLSPLLLAGVFYLVITVPLTHLVNYIDVRLRLGKQGRSSGVASGLVEVSEMRAAGPQPPAKSVEQTEPRFKGGALNVRDLTMAYGNLDVLKGVDLDIAAGTVTCIIGPSGSGKSTLLRCMNRLVEPKGGDVLLDGASILAMKPERLRRRVGMVFQHFNLFPDHTALENVMLSLTKIKKMSRQEARRIAEARLAEVGLAERRNHRPAGLSGGQQQRVAIARALAMDPELILFDEVTSALDPELVKGVLDLMAALGRQGMTMAVVTHEMGFARRVADQVVFMDEGRIVEAGCPGQIFDNPHSERLKRFLAEVL, encoded by the coding sequence ATGAACTGGCTTGAAAATCTGCGCCGCAGCTTCCTGGACTGGGACGCCATGGCCGAAGTGCTACCGAGCATGATCAGCGTCGGCCTGAAGAATACCCTGATCCTGGCCGCCGCCTCGACCGTGCTCGGCGTCGTTATCGGCATGGCTCTCGCCGTCATGGGTATCTCGCAGTCCCGCTGGCTGCGGCTGCCCGCGCGCGTCTATACCGATGTCTTCCGCGGTTTGCCGGCGATCGTCACGATCCTGATCATCGGTCAGGGTTTTGCCCGGATCGGACGGGAGATCTTCGGTCCGTCGCCATTTCCGCTCGGCATCCTGGCGCTCAGCCTGATTGCCGGGGCGTACATCGGCGAAATCTTCCGATCAGGCATCCAAAGCGTCGAGCGCGGCCAGATGGAAGCCTGCCGGGCGCTCAGCATGAGCTACGGGCAGGGCATGCGCTTGATCGTCATCCCGCAAGGCATCCGGCGGGTTCTGCCGGCGCTGGTCAATCAATTCATCGGAAACGTCAAGGATTCCAGCCTCGTCTATTTTCTCGGATTGCTCGCCTCCGAGCGGGAGATCTTCCGCGTCGGGCAGGATCAAGCTGTCGTAACGGGCAATCTGTCGCCCTTGTTGCTGGCGGGCGTCTTCTATCTCGTCATCACCGTGCCGCTCACTCACTTGGTCAATTACATCGATGTGCGACTGCGCCTGGGAAAACAAGGCCGCAGCTCGGGTGTTGCGAGTGGATTGGTCGAGGTGAGCGAAATGCGCGCCGCCGGTCCGCAACCCCCGGCAAAATCTGTCGAGCAGACCGAACCGCGCTTCAAGGGTGGTGCCCTGAACGTCCGGGATCTCACCATGGCCTATGGTAATCTCGATGTGCTGAAGGGTGTCGATCTCGACATCGCCGCCGGTACCGTCACCTGCATCATCGGTCCTTCCGGCTCGGGAAAATCGACGCTGCTGCGCTGTATGAATAGGCTGGTGGAACCGAAAGGCGGCGACGTCCTGCTCGATGGCGCCAGCATTCTGGCCATGAAACCAGAGCGGTTGCGCCGGCGCGTGGGCATGGTGTTCCAGCACTTCAACCTGTTTCCCGATCACACCGCGCTTGAGAACGTCATGCTTTCACTGACGAAGATCAAGAAGATGTCGAGGCAGGAGGCGCGACGCATTGCCGAGGCGCGTTTGGCCGAGGTCGGTCTTGCCGAGCGCAGAAATCATCGCCCGGCAGGTCTGTCTGGCGGGCAGCAGCAGCGCGTCGCCATCGCGCGTGCTCTTGCGATGGATCCGGAACTCATCCTGTTCGATGAAGTGACGAGTGCGCTCGATCCCGAATTGGTGAAAGGCGTTCTCGACTTGATGGCAGCTCTCGGCCGCCAGGGCATGACGATGGCCGTGGTGACGCATGAGATGGGATTTGCACGCAGGGTGGCCGACCAGGTCGTCTTCATGGATGAGGGCCGCATCGTCGAAGCCGGCTGCCCGGGGCAAATCTTCGACAATCCCCACAGCGAGCGGCTGAAACGCTTCCTTGCGGAAGTCCTCTAA